Proteins encoded by one window of Yamadazyma tenuis chromosome 2, complete sequence:
- the STS1 gene encoding Tethering factor for nuclear proteasome sts1 (COG:U; EggNog:ENOG503NW4S) has translation MSKSVGFQWGVKSNVNKPAVNSKHLHKTGVKKRRYDDEKPKVNTNTITKRTKFPIIKGERLPINRLIETLNRSSINLLLTDLVRIHPEICHTIYDLQPKVEVEDAMTILNTRVEDIHHNLPYKGDLENDYSYLRVKPYLNEFLNCLSDYILNYLPPVETNLIQSLQFIDYATNIIMKLPSFRNNEYKYIKLKCYEQMSNTWLIVLNNLIDESEDESEVQESLFNLIKVINDLDLKEKLSTYNHISVNKFDKVLEFINEKSALFNNLNNTSSSLGDLITVDYSNYSLAAPPST, from the coding sequence ATGTCCAAGTCAGTGGGATTCCAGTGGGGTGTCAAGCTGAACGTTAACAAGCCGGCTGTTAACAGTAAGCATTTGCACAAGACAGGTGtcaaaaagagaagatatgatgatgaaaaacCCAAAGTTAATACCAATACTATTACCAAGAGAACCAAATTCCCTATTATTAAGGGAGAAAGGCTTCCTATAAACCGATTGATTGAAACTTTAAACAGACTGTCCAtaaacttgttgttgacggACTTGGTACGGATTCACCCAGAGATCTGCCACACGATTTATGACCTTCAACCGAAAGTCGAGGTGGAGGATGCTATGACCATTTTAAACACTCGGGTGGAAGATATACATCACAACCTTCCATACAAGGGggacttggaaaatgaCTACAGTTATTTGAGAGTCAAGCCATACCTCAACGAGTTTTTGAACTGTCTCAGTGACTATATTCTCAATTATCTACCACCGGTGGAAACCAATCTCATTCAGTCCTTACAGTTTATTGACTATGCCACCAACATAATCATGAAATTGCCCTCCTTTCGGAACAATGAGTATAAAtatatcaagttgaaatgCTATGAACAAATGTCCAATACTTGGTTGATagtgttgaacaacttgatcgACGAGAGTGAGGATGAATCAGAGGTTCAGGAGagcttgttcaacttgatcaaggtgatcaacgacttggacttgaaggaaaaacTCAGCACCTATAACCACATCTctgtcaacaagtttgacaaggtgttggagttcATCAACGAGAAGTCAgccttgttcaacaacctcaacAATACCAGCAGCAGTTTGGGAGACTTGATCACCGTCGACTACTCCAACTACTCATTGGCAGCTCCTCCGTCTACGTGA
- the VMA5 gene encoding Vacuolar ATP synthase subunit C (COG:C; EggNog:ENOG503NVXU; BUSCO:EOG092631MU) codes for MDPVCKYLVLSLPQSTDSKEWLERSLLDGKCQAIDFKVPDFQIGTLDSLVQESEELAKFDTQLGTSVAKIVDILAGVLESQASIRTVNSKSVLSYIEAFSWNTSKYRLDKSIKELVQLISSEALTLDNDVRTSYQTYQNAKSNFLAADRKKNGDLSIKSLHDIVKPEDFVIGSENLTTILVAVPKNLDDDFKKSYETLTQFVIPRSAKLITFDSEYKLYSVSLFKKYEQEFINGAREKKWQPRTDFTYDEEVLNNMRKEFDLTRANEQKSKNDLIRLAKTAYSDIISAWFHIKAIRCYVESVLRYGLPPQFDLSFIKFTPNNFGSIDKAKKELVAKFGYLGGDAISNKSSLHEYASLVDPDYEPFVVYQVEIV; via the coding sequence ATGGATCCGGTTTGCAAGTACCTTGTCCTTTCGTTACCCCAGTCAACAGACTCCAAGGAATGGTTGGAACGGTCCTTGCTCGATGGCAAATGTCAGGCAATCGACTTCAAGGTGCCAGACTTTCAAATTGGTACCTTGGACTCGTTGGTTCAAGAGAGTGAAGAATTGGCAAAATTCGACACCCAGTTAGGCACCTCGGTGGCAAAGATCGTGGATATCTTGGCCGGCGTGTTGGAGTCCCAAGCGTCCATCCGAACCGTCAACTCCAAGAGCGTGTTGAGCTATATCGAGGCTTTCTCATGGAACACCTCCAAGTACCGATTGGACAAGTCGATAAAAGAATTGGTCcaattgatttcttccGAGGCCCTCACTTTGGACAACGATGTTAGAACATCGTACCAGACGTACCAGAACGCCAAGTCCAATTTTTTGGCGGCGGACAGAAAGAAAAATGGGGATTTGTCGATTAAGTCTTTGCACGATATTGTCAAGCCCGAAGACTTTGTTATTGGATCGGAAAACTTGACCACTATTTTGGTGGCCGTGcccaagaacttggatgatgacttcaagaaatcataCGAGACGTTGACTCAGTTTGTGATACCTAGAAgtgccaagttgatcaccTTCGACCTGGAATACAAATTGTATTCCGTcagcttgttcaagaaatacGAGCAAGAATTCATAAATGGTGCCAGAGAGAAAAAGTGGCAGCCTCGAACTGACTTCACCTACGACGAGgaagtgttgaacaacatgaGAAAGGAGTTTGACTTGACTAGAGCCAATGAACAGAAGTCCAagaatgatttgatcagGTTGGCCAAAACGGCATATTCCGACATCATTTCTGCGTGGTTCCACATAAAAGCCATTAGGTGCTACGTGGAGTCTGTGTTGAGATACGGATTGCCACCGCAATTCGACTTGTCATTTATCAAGTTCACTCCTAACAACTTTGGTTCTATTGATAAGGCTAAAAAAGAGTTGGTGGCCAAATTTGGTTATTTGGGAGGTGATGCCATCTCTAACAAATCTAGTTTGCACGAATACGCTTCATTGGTTGATCCAGATTACGAGCCGTTTGTGGTTTATCAGGTGGAAATTGTGTAA
- a CDS encoding uncharacterized protein (COG:S; EggNog:ENOG503NWMA), whose amino-acid sequence MNNSLEERLKTHSTAFDGLLSLIPAKYYYDESTQDQWQQKKKSKQELKQNKRSKLDPSSTDFEENMTAKEVMDVKAKSAQPVRLPKPFVPPVQQQEQDDSDVEIPDMDVEIAGTASDSDGQSEMADFNSVPDVEDSIHIVFDDQGNEVDELAQEAIATTAKNQADQKKKKQLTEEEKKQKQENLKKLREKLASKIVNLRERRKAPGTKTGGQLKSREQILEERKKKAELKKSLKRKHEEVEESSESENESEYEPEDNQVVFGNITFNDGTRVTSDLNKIRATADKKKGKGPSNNDIKAHLQKLERKKSKLASLTPEQQAKELEKEKWQRVMSQAEGVKVKDDEKLLKKALKRKEKQKLKSEIEWQERKRFVKDTIAAKIKKRDENLRLRRENRGKKSKQQVRLKKFTGIANKTGGKNAGNAKKKRAGFEGSAKSKGKSNNNNKK is encoded by the exons ATGAATAACTCGTTAGAA GAGCGGTTGAAAACACATTCCACTGCCTTCGATGGGTTGTTGTCACTAATTCCCGCCAAATACTACTATGATGAGTCCACGCAAGATCAATGGCagcaaaagaagaaatccaaaCAGGAGCTCAAACAGAATAAAAGAAGCAAGTTGGACCCCAGTTCCACCGACTTCGAGGAGAATATGACCGCCAAAGAAGTCATGGATGTCAAGGCCAAGAGTGCCCAGCCGGTGAGGCTTCCAAAGCCATTTGTACCACCTGtgcaacaacaagaacaagatgaCAGCGACGTGGAAATTCCCGATATGGACGTCGAAATAGCTGGCACCGCTAGTGACAGTGACGGGCAGAGCGAAATGGCAGACTTCAACTCGGTTCCAGATGTCGAAGACAGTATACAtattgtgtttgatgaTCAGGGAAATGAAGTCGATGAGTTGGCCCAAGAGGCCATTGCCACTACCGCCAAGAACCAGGCCgatcagaagaagaagaagcagctcacagaagaggaaaagaaACAAAAGCAGGAGAATttaaagaagttgagagaGAAGTTGGCCAGTAAAATCGTCAACTTGAGAGAAAGACGTAAGGCTCCTGGCACCAAAACTGGGGGACAATTGAAGTCCCGGGAACAAATCTTGGAAGAGcggaagaagaaggccGAGCTCAAGAAGCTGTTAAAGAGAAAGCATGAAGAGGTTGAAGAGTCGTCTGAATCAGAAAACGAGTCGGAATATGAACCTGAAGACAATCAAGTTGTGTTTGGGAATATCACCTTTAACGACGGCACGCGTGTGACGTCGGACTTGAATAAGATCCGAGCGACAGCtgacaagaagaagggaAAAGGCCCTTCCAATAACGACATTAAAGCACATCTACAAAAATTAGAGCGTAAGAAACTGAAACTCGCTTCCTTGACTCCCGAACAACAAGCCAAAGAGCttgagaaagaaaagtGGCAGCGGGTGATGAGCCAAGCCGAAGGTGTGAAAgtcaaagatgatgagaagttgttgaagaaagcaTTGAAGCGCAAAGAAAAgcagaagttgaagagtGAAATCGAATGGCAGGAGAGAAAGCGATTTGTGAAAGACACGATTGCTgccaagatcaagaagaggGATGAGAACTTGCGGTTAAGAAGAGAAAATAGAGGAAAGAAGAGTAAACAGCAGGTAcgcttgaagaagttcacgGGAATAGCGAACAAAACCGGTGGTAAGAACGCCGGAAACGCCAAGAAAAAGAGGGCTGGGTTCGAGGGCTCTGCCAAGCTGAAGGGAAAgagcaacaacaacaacaagaaataA
- the utp7 gene encoding putative U3 small nucleolar RNA-associated protein 7 (COG:A; BUSCO:EOG09261UMG; EggNog:ENOG503NU5B): MAVNNMGSYERSDTSKYERGDPKHNRKKLYSRDKKLNAGIKKIDKQYQEALRSAAGTELLLQEEAGFLEADGPMEKTFKFKQDDIKDVVDQGTLNKTFKLSLAQYGPYQMDFTRNGKELLIGGRKGHVASIEWRTGQLACELHLNETVHAVKYLHNDQYFAVAQKKYTFIYDKTGLELHRLKQHIEATQLEFLPYHFLLATAGNTGFLKYHDVSTGQLVSEIRTKLGPTQAMKQNSWNGVMHLGHANGTVTLWSPSMPTPLVKMLCARGPIRDLAIDREGKYMVVGGMDKTLKVWDLRKFKEIDEYFTPTPVQSLDVSDTGLVSTGWNTHVTVWKDMFKSKQNSPYMNHLLPGDKVEKLKFVPFEDFLCAGSGKAVQNIIVPGAGEANYDALELNPFETAKQRQQQEVISLMNKLHPDTITLDPNVLGTVDKRANSIRLKPGEISEVATSPDAKLQIRPDVKGKNSALRRHLRKKTQNVIDQRKLRIERNLQLEKESRKRQHNDRIGVENDSDVLNPVLSRFEQKR, encoded by the coding sequence ATGGCTGTAAATAATATGGGCTCGTACGAGCGCAGTGACACATCCAAGTACGAACGGGGTGACCCCAAGCACAACCGTAAGAAGCTTTATAGTCGggacaagaagttgaatgcgggaatcaagaagatcGATAAGCAGTACCAAGAAGCATTGCGGTCTGCTGCTGGAACTGAATTATTACTCCAGGAAGAAGCCGGGTTCCTCGAGGCTGACGGTCCAATGGAGAAGactttcaagttcaagcaGGACGATATCAAGGACGTCGTCGACCAAGgaactttgaacaagacGTTTAAGTTAAGTTTAGCCCAATACGGGCCTTACCAAATGGATTTCACCAGAAACGGTAAAGAATTGTTGATTGGAGGCCGTAAAGGCCATGTAGCGCTGATCGAGTGGCGGACAGGACAGTTGGCATGTGAGCTCCATTTGAACGAGACTGTTCATGCCGTGAAGTACTTGCACAATGATCAGTACTTTGCAGTAGCCCAAAAGAAGTACACCTTCATCTACGATAAAACTGGGTTGGAATTGCACCGGTTGAAGCAGCACATCGAGGCCACGCAGTTGGAGTTCTTGCCATACCACTTTTTGTTGGCGACGGCAGGAAACACTGGGTTTTTGAAGTATCATGACGTCTCTACCGGCCAGTTGGTGAGCGAAATAAGAACTAAATTGGGACCCACTCAGGCCATGAAACAAAACTCGTGGAACGGAGTGATGCATTTGGGCCATGCCAACGGGACCGTCACGTTGTGGTCTCCATCGATGCCCACGCCGTTGGTCAAAATGCTTTGTGCCAGAGGGCCCATCCGCGACCTCGCAATCGACAGAGAAGGCAAGTATATGGTGGTGGGTGGAATGGACAAGACTCTTAAGGTGTGGGATCTTCGGaagttcaaagaaatcgacGAGTATTTCACTCCCACCCCCGTTCAATCGTTGGACGTATCTGATACTGGGTTGGTATCAACTGGATGGAATACGCACGTAACGGTGTGGAAAGATatgttcaagtccaagcAGAATTCGCCATACATGAACCATTTACTTCCTGGCGACAAGGttgagaagttgaagtttgtgCCGTTTGAAGACTTTTTATGTGCTGGCTCCGGCAAGGCCGTGCAGAATATCATTGTTCCTGGTGCTGGTGAGGCCAATTATGATGCGTTGGAATTGAATCCATTTGAAACCGCTAAGCAGAGACAGCAGCAGGAAGTCATCTCcttgatgaacaagttgCACCCTGACACCATCACACTTGACCCTAATGTGTTGGGAACTGTGGATAAACGTGCCAACAGCATAAGATTAAAACCGGGAGAAATCAGCGAGGTTGCAACTTCTCCCGATGCAAAACTCCAAATCCGTCCAGACGTAAAGGGAAAGAATTCTGCCTTGAGAAGACACTTGAGAAAGAAGACCCAAAATGTCATTGACCAGAGAAAGTTGAGAATCGAAAGAAACTTGCAGTTGGAGAAAGAGTCCCGTAAGAGACAACATAACGACAGAATTGGAGTTGAGAACGACAGTGATGTGTTGAACCCGGTATTGTCGAGGTTTGAGCAGAAACGCTGA